A genomic segment from Montipora foliosa isolate CH-2021 chromosome 9, ASM3666993v2, whole genome shotgun sequence encodes:
- the LOC137969448 gene encoding trace amine-associated receptor 7d-like has protein sequence MNVNKSYFCSEQDFQEYMFIKEYRRRWTVFICSINAALSVVAVFGNAAILIALFQCRSIHSSTKAIFYSLAFSDFGVGMIAQPLQIATGTGVLQDDLNLFCSIQPIYATVAYFFCSVSFMTITAISIDRYFALHYGGRYRLVVTGKKFTTALTFVWIGSVIWAISRMWNIRVNKISAIFIGFLSMITSLLCYLRIYWTMKVLKTKIASRKRSSGHKRNNLHMLQYKRSVNSMLYVFVFLVACYIPYFCSLLAVAFLGYNVSVVLATNLTTVVIFLNSSLNPFVYCWRIREIRVRVKSIVRKTVLRN, from the coding sequence ATGAACGTTAACAAGAGTTATTTTTGCTCAGAACAAGATTTTCAAGAATATATGTTCATCAAAGAGTATCGAAGGCGCTGGACCGTTTTTATCTGTTCTATAAACGCTGCTTTATCCGTTGTTGCCGTCTTCGGGAACGCCGCCATATTAATTGCCTTGTTTCAATGCCGCTCCATTCATTCGTCGACTAAAGCTATTTTTTACAGCTTAGCCTTTTCAGATTTTGGTGTGGGGATGATTGCGCAGCCTTTGCAAATTGCAACTGGCACTGGAGTGCTCCAAGACGATCTGAATTTATTTTGCTCAATTCAACCTATATATGCAACAGTGGCTTATTTCTTCTGCTCGGTTTCCTTTATGACCATAACAGCAATAAGCATTGACAGATACTTTGCTCTACATTATGGAGGAAGGTACCGTTTAGTGGTAACTGGAAAAAAGTTCACCACAGCACTGACATTCGTGTGGATTGGCAGTGTTATCTGGGCGATTTCTCGTATGTGGAACATCAGGGTTAACAAGATCAGCGCCATTTTCATTGGTTTCCTCAGCATGATCACTAGTTTGTTGTGTTACTTGAGAATTTACTGGACTATGAAAGTTTTAAAAACGAAGATTGCTAGTCGCAAGAGATCCAGTGGACATAAACGAAACAATTTACACATGTTACAGTACAAAAGATCAGTAAACAGtatgttgtatgtttttgtctttttagtAGCTTGTTACATTCcatatttttgttctttattaGCCGTTGCTTTCCTTGGTTACAATGTATCAGTTGTCTTGGCGACAAACTTAACAACCGTTGTGATCTTCTTGAACTCTTCCCTAAATCCGTTCGTTTATTGTTGGAGAATCAGGGAAATCCGCGTAAGAGTAAAGTCTATTGTACGAAAAACTGTTTTACGTAATTGA